TTACTTCAATTTGCATAAAAGATTACACAAAGCACATGTAACCCAAAAAAAAGTCATTAGCGGAGCCAAACATAGCTCTCTCTACTTCTTATTGTAATCCTACAAGCTCACATGACCACACATGCCGAAGGATTTTCATCACTGAAAGCAGTTGTGTAGCGAACCTCGGTCGAGCTTGCACGTGCAAGCTGCGAGACATGAGGGTCCATCGCATTCCTAACATAGCCAGCTGGAGCCTTCTTGTCATACACACCGGCCGCATAAGGATGCTCAACCACATCATACGGGACGTAAGGCCATAACTCAGCCTTCTTGCCTGTGCGATGGGCCACACGGGCCACAACCTTCTCGGGGTCCACGTACCCGACTACAGTCAGCTTGTGTTGCTTGGGGTTTACTTCAATAGAGCTCACCCCTTTCATTCCTTCGACCGATCTTCGTaccttcctctcacacccttcGCAGTCTATTTTGATCTTGATCTCGACTGTCTACACACCCAACAAAATCCCAATAAAATCAGCCAACACTATCAAAATTTCTATAACTGCCACAAGATTTGTAAATTAGACACAACTATAATATGCGGACTAAATAATTGCGACCATTATTTTTCATTCTAACGTACGTCCACATTAACAAATCGTCaataatttagaaaaaataaataattttccaCTAAGGTTCACTTTCATGAGGAAAAAAATTCCTAAATGTGCCTACACCAATAATGTGCTTGAAACAGGGCTGCAAATAGTGGACATTCTCCATCCTAAATTAAACATCCAACTTAacgaataaaataattttacatATGGTGAAAATATAACACAAattaccaaaataaaaatatctaaatGATTAAGAATTCTTACTGAGAAGTAATCCCAAATTTTGCGGTGAGTTGTCAAAGAAATGTCAAGAATTCTTACTGAGACAACATTTTCTGTCAAACCAGTAACCAACATCAAGTGAAATGCATCAGATTCGattatttttatgcattatttaAGGTAAATTGACTTAAGTGTGAAATAATATAAAACTCCACAAAattaagtagtactactactagtttAGAATTTAGATGAAGGAAATACCGAAATATACTTGTTTAATCTATGATAGCCGATTGAATCTCATAAAAGCAACTGTTGAGCTAGTACCGGTCATTGTAAATGATGaagtcaatttttttaatgtaaagtCGGTCGTCTCAATTATTTCAAGGAAAATCTAATCTCGAGAAATGCATTCCatcaataaattaaacataGCAACTAAATTCGAAAAAAGCCTGCATCTTCTTCATTCCACCCAAAATCCATCCTATATCTCCTTCACAAACAACTAATTAAATACTATAAATCCATAATTATAAAGTAATATCTCACGCGACAATCACGTAAcaaacagaaaataaataaataaaaaactaattcAATTTACAAATGCACGAAATTCAtgaatttctatttatttatttatttatttatttatttttacttaacaACATCTCACTAAATCATAATCACTCAGCTAGCTAACAAACAGGAAATACTTCAACGAAATAAAAAACTAATTCAAGTAACATTGTGCATAAACTAAGGCAGTTTCatgaattttatatatttaattatttaaatttaaaataaaataaaaagaagagagagagagagagagagagacctgaAGCTGCTTGCGTTTCTTATGCTTGGAGTGGCCGCTGGAGCAATCGAACATGTTGGAGAGATGATCCAAAGCCCCCATTCTCTTCGTGCAAATTAAGATCTCAAAAAATTCTCTCTGCCTCGCGCTATTTCACTTTACAGCAACCTGCACACAAagtgcgtgtgtgtgtgagaaAGTGTGGATAGTGAAGAATTGGAGTGATTTCCTTTTGCTTAGTGTGAAAGCTTTGACAGGGGGGGAAGTGGACTGCTGTGTTGTTATTTAGCTTGTTTGGTAGAACATGGCTTTTTTATAGAGAAATATATACAGCTCAGCGATTTTGGTCAAATTTCGGCCGTTGGATGTTGGTTCTGCGGATGGGCGCCACGTGTTGGTTTGGCATTGGGTGGCTGTTGCCCGCGCACCGCACCGACCCGGATCTTGCCGTTCTTCAAAATTCGGAATCATGGGAAAGCGCAATTGTACCAGACCCGAGCTAGCAAGCGACTTTGGATTTGGATCCAGaatattatttccttttttatttttaagaaatggatAATAATTTTTTGTTCGTATCCAAACTTTCAGcatatttttgtttataaaaaaatgtccaTAATTTTTAATGGGTTGATATAGTACTCCCTTCTTCCATTCCAAGATAtaagatatttttttatatgaaatttaataatttaatgttTAGAGGTTGAAGTGGGTAGgcaataaaatcaaataaagaataacgtatgaaagacaaaataaataaagtggagaaaaaattaaattatttactaaaaaaatatatgatgCAACTATTTTGGAATGATCTAAAAAAATGACTTCACTAATTTGGAatggatggagtactatttttaacattttgtgaaatataataaaattgggGATACAAAATACTCCTTATTACTTATCGCCAAAATTTAATTCATCACATGATCTTTCATGGTTTATGGCTACGAGCCTATGACTACTATGTCTCCATTTTTTGCATGTAGCCTAGTAACTAATGTTTATTTTTGTGTAAGATAGTTTGAGCTATTTGAATCTTTTTACGATTTTATTACTCCACTTATTAGTCATTTTATTGAAATCATAGGCAAATTGGATAACATTGTCGAGATTTGCCTTCAAGATTTGTGTAGTTCAGTTCATCTCAATATGAATTTGTGAATGAAAACGAAATGAAAGTTATATCACAATCGAAAAAGATATGGTCAGGCTTTTGCGCGACATGGTCCACGTTATTTTATGATATTGTATGTATTGAGAcactaatatttaaaaattaaatagcaaaatatACATGACTAGTTTCAATATTAAATTCAAAGTTCGTTTCTTAGCCGTGTTGATATGGGTTTTTATTTTATGCATTTACTTTCCGAATAGGAAAATGATTAAAGCCCATGATGCAGAAGTTATGATTTTAGAGTTGCCCATCACCTTTTAATGTTAAAGCTTGGTCGGCGAAACCACCTTTAGGGTATCCGCTATGCAGTGGACGCGGCTAtactatagccgcgtccacggGCGGGCGGCAGGCGGGCTATAGTGGCAAGGTTGTCCGCCCCGGGGTGGATGCGGCGGGCGTGGCGATGGGGGGCGGACGGGCGGTCGCCGGGTGCGTGGCGAGGACGCGGGGGGGGGGgcatagccgcgcctataggcgcggcgaccATAGTGGCGACATCCGCCGCGGCGCATGCGGCGCCaatgtcaaaaaaaaaaatttcctttataaataccactccccaccacatatttttcaccattttcacaaaatccctccactcactatctacacaaccactctttaaaaaatgcaccgaggagacgacgaatcacccgactctcaggaatcgggatatggcagcAATCCATCAAACCCCTCGGGCTATCTTTCGCAGCCATCGGGTtttggcggatatgcttctcagccgtcgggcttTGGCGGATATGCGCCTCCGTCCCAGccttggagttggaatcaatctcccccactgtgcgcatcgagtccaccccttcctccatctcagtcgtggaggtcttctccaactccGCCACCTTTACATCGGAAGAcgaggaagacgaggaagccgactccgacaccgagtagacggtggcggagttttgtagttgtattttattttaattattcgttgtataattttaccgatttgcaatacaacgaatattcagCCCTAATTACCccgtattctagttatttacactgcgattatttaaattacacttgattgaaactaaaaatatttaaaaatgaaaattgattataaaatttgggggctattggaggtgtccactatagtggcggaaatagaattttggtgCTATGGATaataaaattggggctatggataaaaactggggcgggactattgggcgtgtccatgTTATAGTGGACACTCCTATGCTTCCTTGTGTTTATTGTCTTAATTAGTAGCATAAGATTGACTactttattgattatttttatatgtaGAATTTTATTGAGTTTAAAATTTTGGATCATGATTGTTTAAACATGTATTTGGGATATTCAAAATCATATTGATAAGATGTAGTATGATAATAACACtataaaaattcatatataATTGTATGTTTTGtcacacatatatattaaaaaatttggATTCATGTTTCAATTATACATGCGAATTTGTCACTGGTGAAAATTCACTAACATGCATTTTTGCACTACAATTCATAAGCCAAAAAAACCACAAGGCATAAATGGTActcaattatttataataatactatGATAGTACTAGTTTGTTTATTTACATCAATTAAGGGATAGATAATTTAATCATATCTCACGCACGTACATACCATGTGCATATAAATGTAATTATAAAGGCCATATGCATTGTACCGACGCCACTCAGTATTGCACCTTATAAtattatggagtagtatatgTGTACGTAATAAAGAAAGGGGTAgtgataaatataataattgtaTGTACGTgatttaacatttttttaacattttatattaaaaattgatttataaacattaattaattttaataaattcaacactttgaaaaaaattaaaatttaaactaaaatatttgtatattcaaaaaaaattattttaataatattatattattaattcgAATTAAGCTAGAAATTATGTTATAATTTgacataaaatttatttatgacttctttcttattgctatatataatataataaataacaaaattactttttaattaaattcaattaaatttaaaaatttaaggaTATTATGTACTTGTACAActtatgtatatttatattttctctaaagaaaaaaacaaaatatccaaaattaattattattgttCTATTATTTCAAAGCAATGCATAATGTGGTTGTTAAGTCGT
This portion of the Salvia splendens isolate huo1 chromosome 10, SspV2, whole genome shotgun sequence genome encodes:
- the LOC121750677 gene encoding heavy metal-associated isoprenylated plant protein 26-like, producing MGALDHLSNMFDCSSGHSKHKKRKQLQTVEIKIKIDCEGCERKVRRSVEGMKGVSSIEVNPKQHKLTVVGYVDPEKVVARVAHRTGKKAELWPYVPYDVVEHPYAAGVYDKKAPAGYVRNAMDPHVSQLARASSTEVRYTTAFSDENPSACVVM